A window of Plantibacter sp. PA-3-X8 genomic DNA:
CTCCGGGCCGGCGGCCGGTCTGCAGGCGTACGTCGAGGACGTCCTCTCGGCGACGAGCCTCCCGGCGATCGTCTACCACCGGAACAACGCCCGGTACACGACGGCGACGATGCGCCACCTCGCCCGCAACCCGCAGGTCGTCGGTTTCAAGGACGGCGTCGGCGACGTCGCGGCCGCCCAGGACATCGTGCTGGCGGTGCACGAGGAGGGACGCGATGACTTCGCCTTCTTCAACGGCCTCCTCACCGCCGAGCTCACGCAGGCCGCCTACCGCGGCATCGGCATCCCGCTCTACTCCTCGGCCGTCTTCGCCATGCTGCCCGAGCTCGCGACGCTGTTCTACCGCGCGTACACCGAGCACGACGAACCGCTGCGCGAGCGCCTGCTCCGCGAGTTCTACCGGCCGCTGGTCGCCCTCCGCGACGAGACCCCCGGCTTCGCCGTGTCGCTCATCAAGGCCGGCGTCCGGCTCGGCGGCCTGCCGGTCGGTTCCGTGCGGTCGCCCTTCGTCGATCCGACCCCCGAGCAGACCGACCGCCTGGAGGCACTCCTCGCAACCGGTGCCGACCTCGTCGCCGAGCACGCGACGCTGGCCGCAGGGCGCTGACGATGACCCGGATCGCCTCCATCACCACCTCGCTCGGCCGGTTCGCCATGCCGCGCCCCTGGGTGCCCGAAGCCCCGTGGCTGCATCTCATCCGCGTGGACGTCGTCGACGACGAGGGGGCGACCGGGTCGGGCTTCACGTGGACGCCGACCATCGGAGCCACGGCCGTCCGGGCGTTGCTCGACGACGACATCTCCGCCGCCGCCGTCGGATCGACGACCGACCCCGAAGCGCTGTGGCCCCGGTTGTGGGCGCATCTGCACGAGGCCGGTGGC
This region includes:
- a CDS encoding 5-dehydro-4-deoxyglucarate dehydratase, with protein sequence MPAPLAFDGVLYFPITPFDAAGEVDLGLLGTHLESRLEHRPGGVFPACGTGELHAMSPSEAARVVRRTVEVVDGAVPVIGGAGGGVATAKELAVAAEEAGADAILLMPPYLVSGPAAGLQAYVEDVLSATSLPAIVYHRNNARYTTATMRHLARNPQVVGFKDGVGDVAAAQDIVLAVHEEGRDDFAFFNGLLTAELTQAAYRGIGIPLYSSAVFAMLPELATLFYRAYTEHDEPLRERLLREFYRPLVALRDETPGFAVSLIKAGVRLGGLPVGSVRSPFVDPTPEQTDRLEALLATGADLVAEHATLAAGR